The following proteins are encoded in a genomic region of Apodemus sylvaticus chromosome 21, mApoSyl1.1, whole genome shotgun sequence:
- the Maf gene encoding transcription factor Maf translates to MASELAMNNSDLPTSPLAMEYVNDFDLMKFEVKKEPVETDRIISQCGRLIAGGSLSSTPMSTPCSSVPPSPSFSAPSPGSGSEQKAHLEDYYWMTGYPQQLNPEALGFSPEDAVEALISNSHQLQGGFDGYARGAQQLAAAAGAGAGASLGSSGEEMGPAAAVVSAVIAAAAAQSGAAPHYHHHHHHAAGHHHHPTAGAPGAAGGASASASGAGGAGGGGPASAGGGGGGGGGGGTAGAGGALHPHHAAGGLHFDDRFSDEQLVTMSVRELNRQLRGVSKEEVIRLKQKRRTLKNRGYAQSCRFKRVQQRHVLESEKNQLLQQVDHLKQEISRLVRERDAYKEKYEKLVSSGFRENGSSSDNPSSPEFFMYPRDSSTSVM, encoded by the coding sequence atggcttcAGAACTGGCAATGAACAATTCCGACCTGCCCACCAGTCCCCTGGCCATGGAATATGTTAATGACTTCGATCTGATGAAGTTTGAAGTGAAAAAGGAACCGGTGGAGACCGACCGCATCATCAGCCAGTGCGGCCGTCTCATCGCCGGGGGCTCGCTGTCCTCCACCCCCATGAGCACGCCCTGCAGCTCGGTGCCCCCGTCCCCCAGCTTCTCGGCGCCCAGCCCGGGCTCGGGCAGCGAACAGAAGGCGCACCTGGAAGACTACTACTGGATGACCGGCTACCCGCAGCAGCTCAACCCGGAGGCGCTGGGCTTCAGCCCGGAGGACGCGGTCGAGGCGCTCATCAGCAACAGCCACCAGCTCCAGGGTGGCTTCGATGGCTATGCACGGGGAGCGCAGCAGCTGGCCGCGGCAGCGGGGGCCGGCGCCGGCGCCTCCCTGGGCAGCAGCGGCGAGGAGATGGGCCCCGCCGCCGCCGTGGTGTCCGCCGTGATCGCCGCGGCCGCGGCGCAGAGCGGCGCAGCAccacactaccatcaccaccaccaccacgccgCGGGGCACCACCACCATCCGACGGCCGGCGCCCCGGGAGCCGCGGGCGGCGCGTCCGCCTCTGCGAGCGGCGCGGGTGGCGCGGGCGGCGGTGGCCCGGCCAGCgccgggggcggcggcggcggaggcggcggcggggGCACGGCGGGGGCGGGGGGCGCCCTGCACCCGCACCATGCCGCGGGCGGCCTGCACTTCGACGACCGCTTCTCGGACGAGCAGTTGGTGACCATGTCGGTGCGCGAGCTGAACCGGCAGCTGCGCGGGGTCAGCAAGGAGGAGGTGATCCGACTGAAGCAGAAGAGGCGGACCCTGAAAAACCGCGGCTATGCCCAGTCCTGCCGCTTCAAGAGGGTGCAGCAGAGACACGTCCTGGAGTCGGAGAAGAACCAGCTGCTGCAGCAGGTCGACCACCTCAAGCAGGAGATCTCCAGGCTGGTGCGCGAAAGGGACGCCTACAAGGAGAAATACGAGAAGTTGGTGAGCAGCGGCTTCCGAGAAAACGGCTCGAGCAGCGACAACCCTTCCTCTCCCGAATTTTTCAT